In Isoptericola variabilis 225, the genomic window CTCGTAGCCCGGCCACGCACCGTAGCCCGGCTGCGGCTCGTACGGTTGGGGCTCGTACGGCTGCTCGTGGTGTGCCTGCGGATACGGACCGCTCACGGGCGGCATGGCCTGCGTCCGCTCGGCGGGCGCCTCCTGGACCGCCCCGACCGGCGGCAGCGACTGCGTCTCGTCGGCGGGCGCCCACGCGCCGCGCCAGGCCGACGCGGGTGCGGTGTCCGGGCCGGACGGGCCCTGCGCGTGCCACGCGGCGGGCTGCTCGCCCTGCGCGGAGGGTGCGGACGCCGCCGAGCCGTCGGCGCCCACGGCGGCAGCGGCCGCGGTCACGCGCCGCTCGCCCGACACCGGGGCCGCGCCGGCGCTCACGAGCTCGCGCACCGACGGCGGCACGAGCAGCACGGCCAGGACCATCGCGGGCAGCCCGAACGTGACGAGCAGCTCCTCGACGTTCGACCGCGTGCCCACGCCGGAGCGGGCAACGACGATGACGAGGCCCAGCACCACGAGCACGCACGCCGCCCCGACGGCGGTGGTGTGGCCGCCGCGCGGGTCGCGCACGAGCGCGCGTCGCGCCAGGACGGCCACGAGCGCCATGAGGACGCCGACGACGATGCGCAGGACGAGGTTGACGGCCACGCCCTCGGCGACCGTGCGCATGCCGTCGGCGACGATGCGCACCAGCGCGACGAGCGCGACGAACGCCGCGACGAGGATCACGAGGTCGAGCAGGCGCACGGCCACGGCGACCCACAGCCCGGCGTTCCCCTCGGGTCGCGCGAACGCGGGGCGAGCGGCGTCGAGCACGCGCGGCACGGCGAACGCGGCGACGACGGGCAGCAGGACGAGGCCGATGCGCTCGGCGTGCGCGCTCTCGAGCCACGGACGCTCGGACCCGCCGCCGAGCGTCGCGAGCTCGAGCGCGACCGCCGCCCCCACGCCGAGCAGCACGAGGCCACCGACGAGGTCACCGCGCAGCAGCGCGACCGCCGTGAGCCACAGCACGCCCGCGACGAGGACGAGGTTGAGCACCGACCCGATGACCGTGGCGCCGGCGGCGCCGTCGACCGCGGAGAGCAGCGGCGAGGCGAGCGACAGCCCGCCGACCACGGCCGTGGCCGCGGTGAGCGCGTGCGGCCAGCGCGGCGCGGCGCCGAGCGCCACGCCGGCGAGCCCGAGCGCGAGCCCGGCGCCCACGCCGCCGGAGTCGTCGCCCGGGCGCACGAGGTCGAGCACGAGGTAGACGGCGACGACGACCGCGTACGGCGCGCAGCCGAGGACGCGGGCGCGCGCGGTCGTGAACCGCTCCCACGTCGCGGGCAGCATCCCGCTCCGCAGCGCGTACGGGGCGGCGAGCGTCGCGAGCGCGAGGAACGTGGCGAGCACGACCTCGAGCCGGTCGGTCCCGCGGTGCGCGGCGTCCCACGGCAGGGGGAGCGCGACGAGGAGCGCCATGACCGCGAGGACGTCCCGCACGACGTCGCGCGCGGCCACGCCCGCGAACGGTGCGCGGTCCCGTGGGACGGTCGGTGCGGCGTCGTTCATCGTGCTGCCTCCTGAAGGTCGGGTGGGCCGGACGGCCCGCATCGTTTCTACCCGATCCCGCCACCGTACGTCGGGCGGGGTGCTCCCGCGTTCGTCACACCCCGTCAGATGCCCAGCTGGTACACGCCCCAGTACGCGAGCATGAGGAGGAGGATCACCGCCCCGACGACCACGCACCAGAACGTCAGGTGCGCGGGCCACCCGCGCGCCACCCCGAACGCGGCGCGGCGGGCGACGGCGTCGGGCACGTCGCCGCCGGCCGCCACGACCGACGCGATCGCCGGTGCCCGCGCCGCCCGGCGCGCCGCACGTGCGTCGATCACGCGCAGCACGACGACGGCGCCCGCGACGGCGGTGACCACGCCGAGCAGGCGCACGCCGACCCAGCCGCCCTGCACCACGAGGTCGTCGCGCTGGTAGTCGAGCGCGAGGCGCGCCACGGTCAGCAGGTAGACGACGAGCGCGACCGTCGTCGCGGCCGAGCCCGCCCCGAGGACGAGCAGCGCGCGGCGCAGGCCGGGCGCGAGCCGCGGCGCGGGCGCGGCCGACCGCCGCATCACGGCCCGGCGCACGAGCGCGTGCGCGGCCCACACGAGCGGGCCGAGCACGATGAGCCCCGCGCCGGCGGCCACGGCACCGAGCACGATGTCGCCGTTGCCCCACCACCGCGGCTGCGGGACCGGTCCGGCGAGGTAGAGCTGGTTCGGCGTGTCGCCCGCGATGCGCGGCGGTGCGGTCGCCGTGCCGGGCAGACCCTGGACCCACGTGGCGACGTCGTCGGCGAAGTCGGGGTGCAGCCGCTGCACCCGGACGCCGTCCGCGGTCTCGTCGCTGACCTTGATCCCGTGGTTGGCGCCCGCGTAGTACCGGACCGTCACGGGCGCGTCGTCGCCGCGCACGGCGGTGTCCGCGATGATCCGGCGCGCGCCCTGCTCGACCGGCATCGAGGGGTCCGCGGTGCCGTAGACGACGAGGACGGGCGCGGTCTGCCGCTCGAGCCAGGGGCGCACGTCGAAGTCGACGTAGTCGAAGCCGCCGCCGGGCAGCTGCATTCCGACGGCGCGCGGGATCGCGCGGAAGACCTGCTCGGGCACGCCGGTGTTGCGCAGGTAGTTGTCGACCGCGAACGCGGCCTGCTCGCGCGGGGGGACGACGGGGGCCGAGACGAGGATCGTGAACGCGACCCGCGGGTCCTCGGCCTGCATGACGGGCACGATCCACGTGCCCTCCGACTCCCCGTACACGCCGACACGCGCCGGGTCGACCCCCTCGACGGCGCGCAGGACGTCGACGGAGCGGGCGTAGTCCGCGGCCATGGCGACGTAGTCCCGCTCGCGCGTGGAGTAGGTGTCGAGGCGCTTGTCGGGGACGAGCGTCGTGACGCCCGCGCTCGCGAGCGCGCTCGCGATGTCGGTGAACGCCTCGGCGAACCGCCCGGTGCCCGCCCCGTGGACGAACACGACCCCGGGCGTCCCGGGGAGCGGATCGCCGCGGTCGTCGAGCGGCTGGCGCAGCAGCGCGTCCACCTCGGTGCCGTCGAGCGGCACCGTCAGGACGGTCTCCCGCACCTCGTGCTCGCCCACGGACCCGATCTCGGCGGCACGCCCGGCGTCGACCCCGCGGATCGCGGTGTCCGACGTCGCGGGCTGCAGGTGGTCCGCCACGGGGACCGGGTTCCACTGGGGACCCGCGACGGCTCCCACCACCGCGAGCGAGACCAGCAGCGCGGCGCTGGTCGCAATCGTCCGGAAGACCACGGAGGGATGCTACCGGCGCTCAGAACCCGAGCCGCTGCAGCTGCTTCGGGTCGCGCTGCCAGTCCTTGGCGACCTTGACGTGCAGGTCGAGGTACACGCGCGTGCCGAGCAGCCGCTCGATGCCGCGCCGCGCCGTCGTGCCGACCTCGCGCAGGCGTGAGCCGCCGCGGCCGATGACGATCGCCTTCTGGGACTCGCGCTCGACGAAGAGGTTGACCCGCACGTCCAGCATGGGCGGGCGGCCCGCGGACGGCTCGCCCGTGCCCTCACGCTCGACGATCTCCTCGACGACGACGGCGAGCGAGTGCGGCAGCTCGTCGCGCACGCCCTCGAGCGCCGCTTCGCGCACGAGCTCGGCGACCATGACCTGCTCCGGCTCGTCGGTGAGCTCGCCGCCCGGGTAGAGATCGGGCCCCTCGGGCAGGTGCGCGACGAGGACCTCGGTCAGCTCGTCGACCTGGTAGCCGTCGCGGGCCGAGACCGGGACGATCGCCGAGAAGTCGCGGTCGACCGACCGCGCGAGCTGGTCGACGGCGATGAGGTGCTCGGCGAGGCGTCCCCGGTCCACCAGGTCCGCCTTCGTCACGACGGCGACCACCGGCACCGCTCGCCGACCCTCCATGAGGGGCGCGAGCTGGTTCATGATGAACCGGTCGCCCGGGCCGATCTTCTGGTCGGCCGGCAGGCAGAACGCGACGACGTCGACCTCGCCGAGCGTCTCCTTGACCAGCTCGTTGAGCCGCTCGCCCAGCAGCGTGCGCGGGCGGTGCAGCCCGGGCGTGTCCACGAGCACCAGCTGCGCGTCCTCGCGGTGCACGATCCCGCGGATGGTGTGCCGCGTCGTCTGCGGGCGCGCCGACATGATGGCGACCTTCTCCCCCACCAGGGCGTTGGTCAGCGTCGACTTGCCGACGTTCGGGCGCCCGACGAGGCAGGCGAAGCCGGAGCGGTGGACGGGTGCGTCGGGGCTGTCGGTGGTGCTCATGCGTGTTCCCTCTGGTCCGGCGGCACGACGGCGTCGTCCGCTGCTTCGGTGGCGGTCCTGCTGACGAGGATCGTGGCGAGCTGCTTGCGGCGGCCCTCGACGCGCTCGCCGACGAGGCGCAGGCCGCCCACGTCGGCGGTCGAGCCGACGAGCGGCACCTTGCCGATCGCCTTGGCGAGGAGCCCGCCCGCGGTGTCGACGTCGTCGTCGTCGAGGCGCAGGTCGAAGAGCTCGCCGAGCTCGTCGACCGGCATCCGCGCCGGCACGCGGAACGTGCCGTCGCCGAGGGCCTCCGGCTCGGCGACCTGGACGACGTCGTGCTCGTCGGTGAGCTCCCCGACGAGCTCCTCGATGACGTCCTCGACCGTGACCAGCCCGGCCGTGCCGCCGTACTCGTCGACGACGATGGCGATGTGCGACCGCGAGGCCTGCATCTGGCGCAGCAGGTCGTCGACCGGCTTCGACTCGGGCACGAACACCGGCGGGCGCGCGACCTCGGACACCGGCCTGTCGCCGGCGTCCGGGTCGTTCTCGAGCACGCGGGCGACGTCCTTGAGGTAGGCGACGCCGAGCAGGTCGTCGACCGACGCCCCGACGACGGGCACGCGCGAGTAGCCCGACTTGAGGAAGAGCCGCATGACCTTGCGCAGCGGTGTCGCGGCGTCGGCCGTGACCATGTCCGTGCGGGGCACCATGACCTCGCGCGCGAGGGTGCCGCCGAGCTCGAACACGGACCGGATGAGCTCGCGGTCCTCGGCCTCGATGGCCTCGTTCTCGCGCACCCGGTCCGCCATCGCGCGCAGCTCCTCCTCCGACGCCGTGGCGTCGGGGGCGCGCGCGGCCGAGCGGCGGGTGAGCCACGCGGCGAGCCTGTGCACGGCGGTGAGCGGGCCGGCGAGCGAGAGCAGGACGCGCACCGGGCTACGGAAGCCGAGCGCGCGCGGGCTGAGCCGCACGAAGACGATGCCCGCGACGAGCCCGACCACGGCGGCCGCGGCGAGGACGCGCCACCACTCGTCGAACCAGTCGGCGAGCAGCAGCGTCGCCGCGGCGAGCGCGACGGTCTGCGCGAACACGCGCACGAGCGCGAACGACGCGACGGCGGCCGTCGGGTCGACCGCGAGCGCCTGGGCGCGTCGCACGCGCCGCACGCGCGCGACGCGCGCCTGCTCGGGACGGTCGTCGTCGGCCTCGGCCTCGGCGCGCGCGTCGGCGAGCGAGGCCCGCGTCACGCGCAGGACGGCGGCCTCGCCGGCGGACAGCATCCCGGCCAGGGCCAGGCAGACGAGCGCGACGAGGGCGAGCAGCGGGTCGGGGACGTTCATCGCCCGGCGAGGAACGTGAGCAGCAGCTTGCGCTGCAGGCCGAACATCTCCTTCTCCTCCTCCGGCTCGGCGTGGTCGTAGCCGAGGAGGTGCAGGATGCCGTGCGTGGTGAGCAGCAGGAGCTCCTCGACGGTCGAGTGGCCGGCGACCTTGGCCTGCTCGACCGCGACCTCCGGGCAAAGCACGACGTCGCCGAGCGTGCCGGGCGGGGTGACCTCGCCGTCGCGGCCGGGGCGCAGCTCGTCCATGGGGAAGGACAGCACGTCGGTGGGCCCGGGCTCGTCCATCCACTGCTGGTGCAGCTCGCTCATGGCCTGGGTGTCGACGAAGAGGATCGACAGCTCGCTCTGCGGGTGCACGTGCAGCGTGTCGAGCACGAAGCGGGCGAGCGCCGCGAACTCCGCCTCGTCGACGTCGAACCCGGTCTCGTTGTTGACCTCGATGCTCACCCGCGCGCCTCCCGGTCGCGGCGGCCCTGGCCGCGGCGGTCCTGCCGGTCGCGGCCGTCCTGCGGGCGGGCGACGTCCCACCGCGCGTACGCGTCGATGATGTCGCTCACGAGCCGGTGGCGCACGACGTCGGACGACGTCAGGCGGCAGAACTCGACGTCGTCGACGCCCATGAGGATGTCCTCGACGACGCGCAGGCCCGACGTCGTGCCGCCCGGCAGGTCGACCTGCGTCGCGTCGCCCGTGATGACCATCTTGGAGCCGAAGCCGAGGCGCGTGAGGAACATCTTCATCTGCTCGGTCGAGGTGTTCTGCGCCTCGTCGAGGATGATGAACGAGTCGTTGAGCGAGCGGCCGCGCATGAACGCCAGGGGCGCGACCTCGATCGTCCCCGCCTCGATGAGCTTGGGGATCGCGTCGGGGTCCATCATGTCGTGCAGCGCGTCGTACAGCGGGCGCAGGTACGGGTCGATCTTCTCGGTGAGCGAGCCCGGCAGGTAGCCGAGCTTCTCGCCGGCCTCGACGGCCGGGCGCGTGAGGATGATCCGGTTGACCTGCTTGGACTGCAGCGCCTGCACGGCCTTGGCCATGGCGAGGTACGTCTTGCCCGTCCCTGCGGGGCCGATGCCGAACGTGATGGTGTTGGCGTCGATCGCGTCGACGTAGCGCTTCTGGCCGACCGTCTTCGGCCGGATGGTGCGCCCGCGGTTGGACAGGATGTTGAAGGTCAGCACCTCGGCGGGACGCTGCGCGGACGCCGCGGTGAGCATCTTGACCGACCGGGTCACGACGTCGGGCGTGAGCTGCGTGCCCGACTCGACGACCTCGACGAGCTCGTCGAGCAGCCGGGACACGAGGGCGACGTCGCCCGCCGGCCCGCTCACGACGATCTCGTTGCCGCGTGCGTGGACGTCCACGCCGGGGAACCCGTCCTCGACGGCCCGCAGCACGGAGTCCCGGCTGCCGAGCAGGGCGACCATGGGCACGTGCGGCGGCACCACGATGCGGTGCTCTGTCGAACGCTCGGTGGAGCGCGTGCTGGGTGTGGATGTCATGGGCCGGCTGGCGCCGATGCACTCCTTCGGATGACGGGCGAGGGCCGGTGGGGCCTGGGTCCGAGTCTATCGAGCAGGTCCCGCGCACGGCACGCGGATTCGCCGTCGGCGCACCGCACGCCGCGGCTCAGGCGGGCGACCAGCCGAGCTGCTTGCCCGCGATGACGTGACCGTGCACGTGGAACACGCTCTGCCCCGCACGCGGGCCGCTGTTGAAGATGAACCGGTACTGGCCGTCGGCCAGGTCGTGCGCGACCTGGTCGGCGACCTCCACGACCTCGGCGAGCAGCTGCGGGTCCGCGGCCGCGAGGACCGACACGTCGCCGTGGTGCTCCTTCGGCACCACGAGCACGTGCACCGGGGCCTGCGGGTCGATGTCGCGGAAGGCGATGACGCGCTCCGAGCGCGCCACGACGTCGGCCGGGAGCTGTCCGGCGACGATCTTGCAGAAGAGGCAGTCGTCCTGCTCGGAGTTCATGGGCGCCACGCTACCGATCGGCCCGCGCTCACGCCCAGCGGCCGAGCCGCTCGCTGAGCAGCGCGACCGCGACGGGTCCGGCGGTCGACGTGCGCAGCACGTGCGGGCCGAGCCGGGCGGCGACGGCGCCGGCGTCGATCAACAGCGCGAGCTCGGCGTCGGAGATGCCTCCCTCGGGCCCGACGACGACGAGCAGCTCGGGCGCCGCTCCCGCGTCGCCGCCGGCGTCCCTGTCGACCACGCCTGGCAGGACGACCGCGCCCAGCGGCGTCTGCGCCTCCTCGTGCAGCACGACGACGGCTCCCCCGGCCGCGACGACGTCGCGCGTCCGGACGGCGAGCTGCTTGGTCGTGACGGGCTCGGCGACCGGCGGCACCCACGCGCGCCGCGCCTGCTTGACCGCGGCGCGCACCGTCGCGACCCAGCGGGCGTGCGACTTGGCCGCCCGCGGCCCGCGCCACACGACGATCGACCGCTCGGCCTGCCACGGCACCACGGCGTCCACGCCGACCTCGACCGCGGCCTCGACGGCGAGCTCGTCGCGGTCACCCTTGGCGAGCGCCTGGACGAGCGTGAGCACGACGCCGGGCGCCGGCTCGCGCACCACCTCCGCGACGCGCAGCTGCACGCCGTCGCCGGTGACCTGCTCGACGACGCAGCGCAGCCGCACGCCCGCGCCGTCGACGACGTCGAGCCGCTCGCCCGGGCCGCGCCGCTGCACGACGCCGGCGTGCCGCCCCTCGGTCCCGTCGAGCAGGTACGCGTCGCCCGGCGCGACGTCGGCGAGCCCGCCGCCCTCGGCGAGGAAGACCGGCGCGCTCACGTCAGCGGCCGCTCAGCTTGTCCCGCAGCCGGGAGAACACGCCCGGGTGCGCGGCGGCGAGGCGCGGGTCGGGCCGCTCCTCGCCGCGCAGCTTCGCGAGCGCGCGCAGCAGCTCGGTCTGCTCCTCGTCGAGGCCCGTGGGGACCTGGACCTCGATGTGGACGTTGAGGTCGCCACGGCCGCCCGCGTGCAGGTGTCCCACGCCGAGGCCCTTGAGCGTGACGACCTGACCGGGCTGCGTGCCGGGGCGCAGGTCGATCTCCTGCGGCCCGTCGAGCGTCTCGAGCTCGAGCACCGTGCCGAGCGCGGCGGCCGTCATGGGCACGGGCAGCGTGCAGTGCAGGTCGTCTCCGCGGCGCACGAAGACCTCGTGCGGGCGCTCGCGGATCTCGACGTACAGGTCGCCGGCCGGGCCGCCGCCCGGGCCGACCTCGCCCTGCGCGGTGAGCTTGATCCGGGTGCCGGTGTCGACGCCCGCGGGCACGTTGACCGTGATGGTGCGGCGCGAGCGCACGCGGCCCTCGCCCGAGCAGTCGGCGCACGGCTCGGGGATGATCGTGCCGAAGCCCTGGCAGTCCGGGCAGGGCGACGTCGTCATGACCTGGCCGAGGAACGAGCGCGCGACGCGCTGGACGTTGCCGCGGCCGTGGCACACCTCGCACGTGCGCACCGACGTGCCCGGCCGGCAGCCGTTGCCGCCGCACGTCCCGCACACGACGGCGGTGTCGACCTGGAGCTCGCGCTTGGTGCCGAACGCGGCCTCGGCGAGGTCGATGTCGAGCCGCACGAGCGCGTCCTGGCCGCGGCGGGCGCGCGGGACCGGGCCGGACTGCGCCGCGCCCCCGCCGAAGAACGTCTCGAAGATGTCCTGGAAGCCGAAGCCGTTGCCGAACCCGCCGCCGGCGCCACCACCGGGCGCGGTCGGGTCCACCCCCATGTCGTACTGCTGGCGCTTCTCGGGGTTCGAGAGCACCTCGTACGCGCGCGCGACGTCCTTGAACCGCTCCTCGCCGTCCGCGCCGGCGACGTCGGGGTGGAGCTCGCGGGCCAGGCGGCGGTAGGCCTTCTTGATCTGCTCGGGCGTGGCGTCGCGCGGGACGCCGAGGATCGCGTAGTAGTCGGTCACAGGTCTCTCTCTGCGCGGAGTCGAGGTCGGGGTGGTCCGTCGGGCGGCGGGCGCTCAGCTCGGCAGGACGCGGGACAGGTAGCGGGCGACGGCACGCACCGCGGCGATCGTGCCGGGGTAGTCCATGCGGGTCGGGCCGACGGAGCCGAGGATCGCGACCGTGTCGCCGTCGGTGCCGTACCCGGACGCGACGACCGACGTCTCGGCGAGGCCGTCGAGCCGGTTCTCGTGCCCGATGCGCACGGCCACGCCGTCGGCGGCCATCTCGGTCAGCAGCCCGAGCAGCACGACCTGCTCCTCGAGCGCCTCGAGGACGGGGCTCAGGCCCTGCTCGAACCGCATCTCGGCGCGCGCGAGGTTCGCCGTGCCGGACAGCACGATACGCTCCTCGCTCTCCTGGCCGAGCGTCTCCACGATGAGGTCCGCCACGCCCTGCACCACCGGGCGCAGCGCGGGCTCGACCGAGTCGACGACCCGCGCGAACGCGGCCGCCAGCTGCGAGAGCCGCTTGCCGGCCGCGGCGGCGTTGAGCCGCGCTCGCAGCTCCCCGAGCGTGGCCTCGTCGAGGTCGAGCCCGTCGGCCGGGACGCCGGGCTCGTGCCCGGCGTCGAGGAACCGCTGCTCGACACGGCCGGTGTC contains:
- a CDS encoding hemolysin family protein encodes the protein MNVPDPLLALVALVCLALAGMLSAGEAAVLRVTRASLADARAEAEADDDRPEQARVARVRRVRRAQALAVDPTAAVASFALVRVFAQTVALAAATLLLADWFDEWWRVLAAAAVVGLVAGIVFVRLSPRALGFRSPVRVLLSLAGPLTAVHRLAAWLTRRSAARAPDATASEEELRAMADRVRENEAIEAEDRELIRSVFELGGTLAREVMVPRTDMVTADAATPLRKVMRLFLKSGYSRVPVVGASVDDLLGVAYLKDVARVLENDPDAGDRPVSEVARPPVFVPESKPVDDLLRQMQASRSHIAIVVDEYGGTAGLVTVEDVIEELVGELTDEHDVVQVAEPEALGDGTFRVPARMPVDELGELFDLRLDDDDVDTAGGLLAKAIGKVPLVGSTADVGGLRLVGERVEGRRKQLATILVSRTATEAADDAVVPPDQREHA
- a CDS encoding PhoH family protein, which gives rise to MTSTPSTRSTERSTEHRIVVPPHVPMVALLGSRDSVLRAVEDGFPGVDVHARGNEIVVSGPAGDVALVSRLLDELVEVVESGTQLTPDVVTRSVKMLTAASAQRPAEVLTFNILSNRGRTIRPKTVGQKRYVDAIDANTITFGIGPAGTGKTYLAMAKAVQALQSKQVNRIILTRPAVEAGEKLGYLPGSLTEKIDPYLRPLYDALHDMMDPDAIPKLIEAGTIEVAPLAFMRGRSLNDSFIILDEAQNTSTEQMKMFLTRLGFGSKMVITGDATQVDLPGGTTSGLRVVEDILMGVDDVEFCRLTSSDVVRHRLVSDIIDAYARWDVARPQDGRDRQDRRGQGRRDREARG
- the dnaJ gene encoding molecular chaperone DnaJ, which gives rise to MTDYYAILGVPRDATPEQIKKAYRRLARELHPDVAGADGEERFKDVARAYEVLSNPEKRQQYDMGVDPTAPGGGAGGGFGNGFGFQDIFETFFGGGAAQSGPVPRARRGQDALVRLDIDLAEAAFGTKRELQVDTAVVCGTCGGNGCRPGTSVRTCEVCHGRGNVQRVARSFLGQVMTTSPCPDCQGFGTIIPEPCADCSGEGRVRSRRTITVNVPAGVDTGTRIKLTAQGEVGPGGGPAGDLYVEIRERPHEVFVRRGDDLHCTLPVPMTAAALGTVLELETLDGPQEIDLRPGTQPGQVVTLKGLGVGHLHAGGRGDLNVHIEVQVPTGLDEEQTELLRALAKLRGEERPDPRLAAAHPGVFSRLRDKLSGR
- a CDS encoding S9 family peptidase, whose product is MVFRTIATSAALLVSLAVVGAVAGPQWNPVPVADHLQPATSDTAIRGVDAGRAAEIGSVGEHEVRETVLTVPLDGTEVDALLRQPLDDRGDPLPGTPGVVFVHGAGTGRFAEAFTDIASALASAGVTTLVPDKRLDTYSTRERDYVAMAADYARSVDVLRAVEGVDPARVGVYGESEGTWIVPVMQAEDPRVAFTILVSAPVVPPREQAAFAVDNYLRNTGVPEQVFRAIPRAVGMQLPGGGFDYVDFDVRPWLERQTAPVLVVYGTADPSMPVEQGARRIIADTAVRGDDAPVTVRYYAGANHGIKVSDETADGVRVQRLHPDFADDVATWVQGLPGTATAPPRIAGDTPNQLYLAGPVPQPRWWGNGDIVLGAVAAGAGLIVLGPLVWAAHALVRRAVMRRSAAPAPRLAPGLRRALLVLGAGSAATTVALVVYLLTVARLALDYQRDDLVVQGGWVGVRLLGVVTAVAGAVVVLRVIDARAARRAARAPAIASVVAAGGDVPDAVARRAAFGVARGWPAHLTFWCVVVGAVILLLMLAYWGVYQLGI
- a CDS encoding HIT domain-containing protein, coding for MNSEQDDCLFCKIVAGQLPADVVARSERVIAFRDIDPQAPVHVLVVPKEHHGDVSVLAAADPQLLAEVVEVADQVAHDLADGQYRFIFNSGPRAGQSVFHVHGHVIAGKQLGWSPA
- the era gene encoding GTPase Era gives rise to the protein MSTTDSPDAPVHRSGFACLVGRPNVGKSTLTNALVGEKVAIMSARPQTTRHTIRGIVHREDAQLVLVDTPGLHRPRTLLGERLNELVKETLGEVDVVAFCLPADQKIGPGDRFIMNQLAPLMEGRRAVPVVAVVTKADLVDRGRLAEHLIAVDQLARSVDRDFSAIVPVSARDGYQVDELTEVLVAHLPEGPDLYPGGELTDEPEQVMVAELVREAALEGVRDELPHSLAVVVEEIVEREGTGEPSAGRPPMLDVRVNLFVERESQKAIVIGRGGSRLREVGTTARRGIERLLGTRVYLDLHVKVAKDWQRDPKQLQRLGF
- a CDS encoding 16S rRNA (uracil(1498)-N(3))-methyltransferase, which codes for MSAPVFLAEGGGLADVAPGDAYLLDGTEGRHAGVVQRRGPGERLDVVDGAGVRLRCVVEQVTGDGVQLRVAEVVREPAPGVVLTLVQALAKGDRDELAVEAAVEVGVDAVVPWQAERSIVVWRGPRAAKSHARWVATVRAAVKQARRAWVPPVAEPVTTKQLAVRTRDVVAAGGAVVVLHEEAQTPLGAVVLPGVVDRDAGGDAGAAPELLVVVGPEGGISDAELALLIDAGAVAARLGPHVLRTSTAGPVAVALLSERLGRWA
- the ybeY gene encoding rRNA maturation RNase YbeY; this encodes MSIEVNNETGFDVDEAEFAALARFVLDTLHVHPQSELSILFVDTQAMSELHQQWMDEPGPTDVLSFPMDELRPGRDGEVTPPGTLGDVVLCPEVAVEQAKVAGHSTVEELLLLTTHGILHLLGYDHAEPEEEKEMFGLQRKLLLTFLAGR
- the hrcA gene encoding heat-inducible transcriptional repressor HrcA; its protein translation is MSEERRLEVLRAIVEDYVQTREPVGSRVLTERHGLGVSPATIRNDMAALEEAGYIAQPHTSAGRVPTDKGYRLFVDRLAEVRPLSVAQKRAIETFLSEAVDLDDVLARAGRLIAQLTGQVAVVQYPSLRLSGLRHLELVPLGDRRLLVVVITDTGRVEQRFLDAGHEPGVPADGLDLDEATLGELRARLNAAAAGKRLSQLAAAFARVVDSVEPALRPVVQGVADLIVETLGQESEERIVLSGTANLARAEMRFEQGLSPVLEALEEQVVLLGLLTEMAADGVAVRIGHENRLDGLAETSVVASGYGTDGDTVAILGSVGPTRMDYPGTIAAVRAVARYLSRVLPS